A single Muntiacus reevesi chromosome 9, mMunRee1.1, whole genome shotgun sequence DNA region contains:
- the LOC136175718 gene encoding olfactory receptor 4A47-like, translating into MEPRSNVTYFILSGLTQNPKEQKVLFVLFLFFYVFTVVGNLLIVATVAVSKSLNSPMYFFLASLSFIDLVYSSSASPRLISDLFFGENTISLESFMTQLFTEHFLGGSEISLLLVMAYDRYVAICKPLHYLVIMRQRVCVALLLASCVGGFLHSIIQVGTVYGLPFCGPNVIDHFMCDMFPLLKLVCTDIFVIGILEVANGGLICTLLFLLLLVSYGVILHSLKNLSQEGRRKALQTCGSHITVVVCFFVLCIFMYVRPAKTFPIDKSLSVFYTVISPMLNPLIYSLRSSEIMNAIKKLWTKKVRSSNK; encoded by the coding sequence ATGGAACCGAGGAGCAATGTGACTTACTTCATCCTCTCGGGCCTCACACAGAACCCGAAGGAGCAGAAAGTCCTCTTTGTTCTGTTCTTGTTCTTCTACGTCTTCACTGTAGTGGGCAACCTGCTCATTGTTGCGACTGTAGCTGTCAGTAAGAGCCTGAACTCaccgatgtacttttttcttgctagtttATCATTTATAGATCTAGTTTATTCCTCTTCTGCTTCCCCCAgattgatttcagacttgttcttTGGGGAGAATACCATTTCCTTGGAATCCTTTATGACCCAgctgtttacagagcactttttaGGTGGATCTGAGATAtcccttctgctggtgatggcctatgaccgctacgtggccatctgtaagcccttgcattatctggtgatcatgaggcagagggtgtgtgttgcGCTGCTGCTGGCGTCCTGtgttggaggttttctgcactcaaTTATTCAAGTTGGCACTGTTTatgggctcccattctgtggccccaatgtcattgaccaCTTTATGTGTGACATGTTCCCCTTGTTGAAACTCGTCTGTACCGACATCTTTGTCATCGGCATTTTAGAGgtggccaatggaggactgatctgcactcttttgtttctgctcttactcgtctcctacggagtcatcctgcactctctgaagaacctgagtcaggaagggaggcggaaagccctccagacctgtggctcccacatcactgtggttgtctgcttctttgttctttgcattttcatgtatgtgagacctgctaagaccttccCTATTGACAAATCATTGAGTGTGTTTTATACAGTCATAagccccatgctgaacccattgATTTATAGTCTAAGAAGTTCTGAGATCATGAATGCTATAAAGAAGCTCTGGACAAAAAAAGTGAGATCAAGTAACAAATAA